The Methanomassiliicoccales archaeon region CCCCAACTTTCAGATCTTTGCCCTCCGGACCGGGGCCGAGCTCCACCACCTCGCCCGCGAACTCATGGCCGATCACGGTGGGAAATTTTGTGAGTCCTGGATACAGCATATAGCCGTCTTGATCGGTTTCGTAGAAATGTACATCCGACCCGCAAATTCCGCAGGCTTTCACGCGGAGAAGGACCTGTCCTGGCCCGGGTTTGGGATCAGGGATGTCTTTAAGCTCGAGTTTCGGATAGCGCCAGATGCTTGCG contains the following coding sequences:
- a CDS encoding alcohol dehydrogenase catalytic domain-containing protein gives rise to the protein MKALVLEAKWDPRPTYQVSEFERRTGKAIEGASIWRYPKLELKDIPDPKPGPGQVLLRVKACGICGSDVHFYETDQDGYMLYPGLTKFPTVIGHEFAGEVVELGPGPEGKDLKVG